The Pan paniscus chromosome 3, NHGRI_mPanPan1-v2.0_pri, whole genome shotgun sequence genome includes a window with the following:
- the RBPJ gene encoding recombining binding protein suppressor of hairless isoform X1 yields the protein MRNYLKERGDQTVLILHAKVAQKSYGNEKRFFCPPPCVYLMGSGWKKKKEQMERDGCSEQESQPCAFIGIGNSDQEMQQLNLEGKNYCTAKTLYISDSDKRKHFMLSVKMFYGNSDDIGVFLSKRIKVISKPSKKKQSLKNADLCIASGTKVALFNRLRSQTVSTRYLHVEGGNFHASSQQWGAFFIHLLDDDESEGEEFTVRDGYIHYGQTVKLVCSVTGMALPRLIIRKVDKQTALLDADDPVSQLHKCAFYLKDTERMYLCLSQERIIQFQATPCPKEPNKEMINDGASWTIISTDKAEYTFYEGMGPVLAPVTPVPVVESLQLNGGGDVAMLELTGQNFTPNLRVWFGDVEAETMYRCGESMLCVVPDISAFREGWRWVRQPVQVPVTLVRNDGIIYSTSLTFTYTPEPGPRPHCSAAGAILRANSSQVPPNESNTNSEGSYTNASTNSTSVTSSTATVVS from the exons GTTTTTTTGCCCACCTCCTTGTGTATATCTTATGGGCAGtggatggaagaaaaaaaaagaacaaatggaacGCGATGGTTGTTCTGAACAAGAGTCTCAACCGTGTGCATTTATTGGGATAGGAAATAGTGACCAAGAAATGCAGCAGCTAAACTTGGAAGGAAAG AACTATTGCACAGCCAAAACATTGTATATATCTGACTCAGACAAGCGAAAGCACTTCATGTTGTCTGTAAAGATGTTCTATGGCAACAGTGATGACATTGGTGTGTTCCTCAGCAAGCGGATAAAAGTCATCTCCAAACCTTCCAAAAAGAAGCAGTCATTGAAAAATGCTGACT TATGCATTGCCTCAGGAACAAAGGTGGCTCTGTTTAATCGACTACGATCCCAGACAGTTAGTACCAGATACTTGCATGTAGAAGGAGGTAATTTTCATGCCAGTTCACAGCAGTGGGGAGCCTTTTTTATTCATCTCT TGGATGATGATGAATCAGAAGGAGAAGAATTCACAGTCCGAGATGGCTACATCCATTATGGACAAACAGTCAAACTTGTGTGCTCAGTTACTGGCATGGCACTCCCAAGATTG ATAATTAGGAAAGTTGATAAGCAGACCGCATTATTGGATGCAGATGATCCTGTGTCACAACTCCATAAATGTGCATTTTACCTTAAGGATACAGAAAGAATGTATTTGTGCCTTTCTCAAGAAAGAATAATTCAATTtcag GCCACTCCATGTCCAAAAGAACCAAATAAAGAGATGATAAATGATGGCGCTTCCTGGACAATCATTAGCACAGATAAGGCAGAGTATACATTTTATGAGGGAATGGGCCCTGTCCTTGCCCCAGTCACGCCTGTGCCTGTGGTAGAGAGCCTTCAG TTGAATGGCGGTGGGGACGTAGCAATGCTTGAACTTACAGGACAGAATTTCACTCCAAATTTACGAGTGTGGTTTGGGGATGTAGAAGCTGAAACTATGTACAG GTGTGGAGAGAGTATGCTCTGTGTCGTCCCAGACATTTCTGCATTCCGAGAAGGTTGGAGATGGGTCCGGCAACCAGTCCAGGTTCCAGTAACTTTGGTCCGAAATGATGGAATCATTTATTCCACCAGCCTTACCTTTACCTACACACCAGAACCAGGGCCGCGGCCACATTGCAGTGCAGCAGGAGCAATCCTTCGAGCCAATTCAAGCCAGGTGCCCCCTAACGAATCAAACACAAACAGCGAGGGAAGTTACACAAACGCCAGCACAAATTCAACCAGTGTCACATCATCTACAGCCACAGTGGTATCCTAA